The following coding sequences lie in one Spinacia oleracea cultivar Varoflay chromosome 1, BTI_SOV_V1, whole genome shotgun sequence genomic window:
- the LOC110777533 gene encoding uncharacterized protein isoform X2: MLGVGRLPPPSAPPLVQKKPTIFSSLPIQHKIQNAKLPFLPELLSNYSSLSLSSSSSCRTGFCLFAQKKEENPNLGAIKMEKVEDFEEDDEVDFDEEDDIFDDEDEDFDEEFDDDDELMVPYDKMNDWLEKKPKGFGEGKVYDTSVEDNLLEEIEQSFKAQLANITKLKNERKKPDTKNDSTGVLLNGVPGGIRVRINNLPKKRNIHRDLKSAFEGVPGIIKISPVNSGNKKTRDPVCKGLAYVDFKSLAEANRFIQMFSGQNIAFGKSEKPIKCEILKPLDGSEEVSSFDGYNSTSEGSFIVSEEEEEEDEEDEEDDVEQNDTELQLNEDDDFVYEELIKGIQALDSNNALGDLLQLSASERIKRVEMLESKLLARISSGEVEMEAPKMKSVVKNMPDKKPSQISDKKPSQITDKKPSQKTDKKPSQKTDKKPNQKTDKKPSLKPEQKPKQRIPGSAKKLKFKEKAKLADVFARYGTSGASASKQK, translated from the exons ATGCTGGGCGTAGGAAGGCTTCCACCGCCGTCGGCACCGCCTCTAGTCCAGAAGAAACCCACCATTTTCTCCTCTCTCCCTATCCaacacaaaattcaaaatgcaaaacTCCCTTTTCTCCCAGAATTACTGTCCAATTACTCATCCTTATCACTATCATCCTCATCCTCG TGTCGAACTGGGTTTTGCTTATTTGCACAAAAGAAGGAAGAAAATCCCAATTTAGGCGCCATTAAAATGGAAAAAGTTGAAGATTTTGAAGAAGATGACGAGGTTGATTTTGATGAGGAGGATGACATTTttgatgatgaagatgaggatTTTGACGAagaatttgatgatgatgatgaattgatgGTTCCATATGATAAGATGAATGATTGGCTTGAAAAAAAACCAAAAGGGTTTGGTGAAGGGAAGGTGTATGATACTTCAGTTGAAGATAATCTGCTTGAAGAAATTGAGCAAAGTTTCAAAGCTCAACTAGCTAATATTACCAAGCTTAAGAATGAGCGCAAGAAGCCTGACACCAAGAATGACTCCACGGGGGTGTTGCTCAATG GTGTTCCTGGTGGGATTCGTGTTCGTATTAACAACCTTCCAAAAAAGAGGAATATCCACAGAGATTTGAAGTCAGCCTTTGAAGGAGTTCCTGGAATAATTAAAATATCACCGGTGAATTCTGGAAACAAAAAGACAAGGGATCCTGTCTGCAAAGGCCTTGCTTATGTGGATTTCAAGTCTCTGGCAGAAGCCAACAG GTTCATTCAGATGTTTTCAGGCCAAAACATTGCTTTTGGTAAGTCTGAGAAGCCTATAAAGTGTGAAATTCTGAAGCCGCTTGATGGCAGTGAAGAAGTATCATCATTTGACGGATACAACAGCACTTCTGAAGGAAGCTTCATTGTGtcggaggaggaagaagaagaagatgaagaagatgaagaagatgatgtTGAGCAAAATGACACTGAGTTGCAACTTAATGAGGATGACGATTTTGTATATGAAGAATTAATTAAAGGCATTCAGGCCCTTGACAGCAATAATGCTTTAGGGGACTTGTTACAGTTAAGTGCTAGCGAACGTATCAAACGCGTCGAGATGCTGGAATCAAAATTGCTGGCACGTATTTCATCGGGTGAAGTGGAGATGGAAGCACCTAAAATGAAGTCAGTGGTTAAAAATATGCCTGACAAGAAGCCAAGCCAAATTAGTGACAAGAAGCCAAGCCAAATTACGGACAAGAAGCCAAGCCAAAAGACGGACAAGAAGCCAAGCCAAAAGACAGACAAGAAGCCAAACCAAAAGACGGATAAGAAGCCAAGCTTAAAGCCGGAGCAGAAGCCAAAACAACGTATCCCAGGATCTGCAAAGAA GTTGAAATTTAAGGAGAAAGCTAAACTTGCAGACGTTTTTGCTAGATATGGAACGAGTGGAGCCTCGGCTTCAAAACAAAAGTAA
- the LOC110777533 gene encoding uncharacterized protein isoform X1 encodes MFFDDRRRKGTSDCVFSHSKRLIPFSLPHSPTMLGVGRLPPPSAPPLVQKKPTIFSSLPIQHKIQNAKLPFLPELLSNYSSLSLSSSSSCRTGFCLFAQKKEENPNLGAIKMEKVEDFEEDDEVDFDEEDDIFDDEDEDFDEEFDDDDELMVPYDKMNDWLEKKPKGFGEGKVYDTSVEDNLLEEIEQSFKAQLANITKLKNERKKPDTKNDSTGVLLNGVPGGIRVRINNLPKKRNIHRDLKSAFEGVPGIIKISPVNSGNKKTRDPVCKGLAYVDFKSLAEANRFIQMFSGQNIAFGKSEKPIKCEILKPLDGSEEVSSFDGYNSTSEGSFIVSEEEEEEDEEDEEDDVEQNDTELQLNEDDDFVYEELIKGIQALDSNNALGDLLQLSASERIKRVEMLESKLLARISSGEVEMEAPKMKSVVKNMPDKKPSQISDKKPSQITDKKPSQKTDKKPSQKTDKKPNQKTDKKPSLKPEQKPKQRIPGSAKKLKFKEKAKLADVFARYGTSGASASKQK; translated from the exons ATGTTTTTCGATG ATAGAAGGCGGAAGGGAACATCCGACTGTGTTTTCAGCCATTCGAAACGCCTAATCCCCTTTTCTCTCCCACACTCTCCGACGATGCTGGGCGTAGGAAGGCTTCCACCGCCGTCGGCACCGCCTCTAGTCCAGAAGAAACCCACCATTTTCTCCTCTCTCCCTATCCaacacaaaattcaaaatgcaaaacTCCCTTTTCTCCCAGAATTACTGTCCAATTACTCATCCTTATCACTATCATCCTCATCCTCG TGTCGAACTGGGTTTTGCTTATTTGCACAAAAGAAGGAAGAAAATCCCAATTTAGGCGCCATTAAAATGGAAAAAGTTGAAGATTTTGAAGAAGATGACGAGGTTGATTTTGATGAGGAGGATGACATTTttgatgatgaagatgaggatTTTGACGAagaatttgatgatgatgatgaattgatgGTTCCATATGATAAGATGAATGATTGGCTTGAAAAAAAACCAAAAGGGTTTGGTGAAGGGAAGGTGTATGATACTTCAGTTGAAGATAATCTGCTTGAAGAAATTGAGCAAAGTTTCAAAGCTCAACTAGCTAATATTACCAAGCTTAAGAATGAGCGCAAGAAGCCTGACACCAAGAATGACTCCACGGGGGTGTTGCTCAATG GTGTTCCTGGTGGGATTCGTGTTCGTATTAACAACCTTCCAAAAAAGAGGAATATCCACAGAGATTTGAAGTCAGCCTTTGAAGGAGTTCCTGGAATAATTAAAATATCACCGGTGAATTCTGGAAACAAAAAGACAAGGGATCCTGTCTGCAAAGGCCTTGCTTATGTGGATTTCAAGTCTCTGGCAGAAGCCAACAG GTTCATTCAGATGTTTTCAGGCCAAAACATTGCTTTTGGTAAGTCTGAGAAGCCTATAAAGTGTGAAATTCTGAAGCCGCTTGATGGCAGTGAAGAAGTATCATCATTTGACGGATACAACAGCACTTCTGAAGGAAGCTTCATTGTGtcggaggaggaagaagaagaagatgaagaagatgaagaagatgatgtTGAGCAAAATGACACTGAGTTGCAACTTAATGAGGATGACGATTTTGTATATGAAGAATTAATTAAAGGCATTCAGGCCCTTGACAGCAATAATGCTTTAGGGGACTTGTTACAGTTAAGTGCTAGCGAACGTATCAAACGCGTCGAGATGCTGGAATCAAAATTGCTGGCACGTATTTCATCGGGTGAAGTGGAGATGGAAGCACCTAAAATGAAGTCAGTGGTTAAAAATATGCCTGACAAGAAGCCAAGCCAAATTAGTGACAAGAAGCCAAGCCAAATTACGGACAAGAAGCCAAGCCAAAAGACGGACAAGAAGCCAAGCCAAAAGACAGACAAGAAGCCAAACCAAAAGACGGATAAGAAGCCAAGCTTAAAGCCGGAGCAGAAGCCAAAACAACGTATCCCAGGATCTGCAAAGAA GTTGAAATTTAAGGAGAAAGCTAAACTTGCAGACGTTTTTGCTAGATATGGAACGAGTGGAGCCTCGGCTTCAAAACAAAAGTAA